ACCTGCTCCTGAAGCTATTATGCCGATGGGACTAACTTAGAAAGTGGCACAATTACTTGGGGCAGCAACTGTCTTCATTATGCCTCCACAGAAACACGTCTAAGGATAATTTCCGGTTGCCAAACGGTCATCGTACGCATCATGGCATTGAGAATTGTCAGCAACTTCCGCATGCAGGCCACCAAGGCCACTTTCTTCA
The sequence above is drawn from the Chloroflexota bacterium genome and encodes:
- a CDS encoding IS110 family transposase, with amino-acid sequence KKVALVACMRKLLTILNAMMRTMTVWQPEIILRRVSVEA